From one Gracilibacillus salinarum genomic stretch:
- a CDS encoding Gfo/Idh/MocA family protein encodes MKFSVIGCQHPHISIFIKEMLDLGYECVGIYEPENRSLVETIAGQYRLKIVDKIDPLLEESVDVVGCASINNDKITIIELCEQYGKHIMIDKPAVTNRKDFERLKAVAERGKIQIGMLLTERFRPSIYTLKKRIDDGDLGEIVSISMRKPHQLNPAKRPLWHFSREQSGGIIIDLFVHDIDLLRWLSSDEIVTLSCHAAKNILPEYPSFYDAAGLQLVMNNGVIAQLYADWHTPDKSWTWGDCRLYVVGTKGVAEIRLEGDPFIAEEDLLIEVSDKKELTKITKINPSVTITEDFLSRIRGDQGLIEHEDLLAATEATIKADEEACKVNRT; translated from the coding sequence GTGAAATTTTCGGTTATAGGTTGTCAACATCCCCACATCAGTATATTTATCAAAGAAATGCTTGATTTAGGTTATGAATGTGTGGGGATTTATGAACCAGAAAACAGATCTTTAGTTGAAACAATTGCTGGGCAATACAGATTGAAAATAGTAGATAAGATAGACCCCTTATTAGAGGAGTCAGTTGACGTTGTTGGATGTGCAAGTATTAACAATGACAAAATAACTATCATTGAGCTGTGTGAACAATATGGAAAACATATCATGATCGACAAACCGGCAGTTACCAACCGCAAAGATTTCGAAAGGCTAAAAGCTGTAGCAGAAAGAGGAAAGATTCAAATAGGCATGCTGCTTACAGAGCGGTTCAGACCGTCGATATACACACTGAAAAAGCGGATTGATGATGGAGATTTAGGAGAGATCGTAAGTATTTCGATGAGAAAACCGCACCAGTTGAATCCTGCCAAACGACCTTTATGGCATTTTTCCAGAGAACAATCTGGAGGAATCATCATTGATTTATTTGTGCATGACATCGATCTGTTGCGCTGGTTATCAAGTGATGAAATCGTTACACTATCTTGTCATGCAGCAAAGAACATTCTGCCTGAATATCCATCCTTTTATGATGCAGCTGGACTGCAATTGGTTATGAATAATGGTGTAATTGCTCAATTGTATGCGGATTGGCATACACCAGATAAAAGCTGGACATGGGGAGATTGCCGCCTTTATGTGGTTGGTACGAAGGGGGTGGCAGAAATTCGTTTAGAAGGTGATCCTTTTATAGCTGAGGAAGATTTGCTAATAGAAGTGAGTGATAAGAAAGAGTTAACCAAAATAACAAAAATCAATCCATCAGTTACAATTACTGAAGATTTTTTAAGCCGTATACGTGGAGACCAAGGGTTAATAGAACATGAGGATCTGCTTGCTGCTACAGAAGCTACGATTAAAGCGGATGAAGAGGCATGTAAGGTAAATCGCACATGA
- a CDS encoding isochorismatase family protein, which yields MNQTLLIIDAQQALMDGNQEVSSIYNKEQVIRNINKVIQKARDASISIVFVRDLDVANGKGNGFDISNSTGRIGCSSDV from the coding sequence GTGAACCAAACACTCTTAATCATTGACGCACAACAGGCATTAATGGATGGAAATCAAGAAGTAAGTTCAATTTATAATAAGGAACAAGTGATTAGGAATATTAACAAAGTGATTCAAAAGGCTAGGGATGCAAGTATTTCCATAGTTTTTGTCAGAGATCTTGATGTAGCTAATGGAAAAGGTAATGGTTTTGACATTAGTAATTCCACAGGAAGAATTGGTTGCAGTTCGGATGTTTAA
- a CDS encoding N-acetylglucosamine-6-phosphate deacetylase, with the protein MTSSNLFKGIHYKSKRPIEITVENEKILAIKEMKNPDADTLPIIAPGLVDLQINGYEGRDFNAYPLSKQLIKDASFALFKEGVTSYYPTIITNGDQEIKESAETIAQACDEDDLVAKTVAGIHLEGPFISSEDGPRGAHGKEYVKAPDWSLFKEWQAAAKGKIKLLTLSPEWSNAAEFIQQCKNSGVKVSIGHTAATSQQIRSAVESGAVMSTHLGNGAHLMLPRHPNYIWEQLAQDELWNSCIADGFHLPESVLKVIFKVKKERAILVSDAVFLSGLEPGTYKTHIGGEVVLTEAGKLHLAENPDLLAGSVQMLQDGIRNLVDFGICTFAEAWDAASIHPARLMNLSVRNGLEEGAPADFVLLQNEQISQTIKAGYTVF; encoded by the coding sequence ATGACCTCTAGTAATCTATTCAAAGGGATTCATTATAAGTCAAAGAGACCGATAGAAATAACCGTTGAGAATGAGAAGATCCTTGCGATAAAAGAAATGAAAAATCCCGACGCTGATACATTGCCAATCATTGCTCCAGGACTTGTAGACCTTCAAATTAATGGGTATGAAGGCAGGGATTTTAATGCTTATCCTTTGTCAAAACAGCTAATAAAAGATGCTTCCTTTGCATTATTTAAAGAAGGGGTTACCTCCTATTATCCAACAATTATCACTAATGGTGATCAAGAGATAAAAGAATCAGCAGAAACAATCGCTCAAGCCTGTGACGAAGATGATTTAGTAGCAAAGACAGTCGCAGGAATTCATTTGGAGGGTCCTTTTATCTCCTCTGAAGATGGACCAAGGGGAGCACATGGCAAGGAATATGTAAAAGCGCCAGATTGGTCATTATTTAAGGAATGGCAAGCAGCAGCTAAAGGGAAGATTAAGCTACTGACTTTATCGCCCGAGTGGTCAAACGCTGCAGAATTTATCCAGCAATGCAAAAACAGTGGTGTGAAAGTATCTATCGGCCATACAGCAGCAACAAGCCAGCAAATTCGATCAGCTGTCGAATCAGGAGCTGTTATGTCTACTCATTTAGGAAATGGCGCTCATCTGATGCTGCCGCGACATCCGAATTATATATGGGAACAGTTAGCACAGGATGAGCTATGGAACAGTTGTATAGCTGACGGTTTTCACCTGCCAGAGTCTGTATTAAAAGTAATTTTCAAAGTGAAAAAAGAGCGTGCAATTTTAGTTAGTGATGCGGTTTTCTTAAGTGGCTTAGAACCTGGCACTTATAAGACACACATCGGTGGCGAAGTAGTACTCACGGAAGCAGGGAAACTTCATTTAGCAGAGAATCCGGACTTACTGGCGGGATCAGTGCAAATGTTACAAGATGGTATTAGAAACCTTGTGGACTTTGGTATTTGTACATTTGCAGAGGCATGGGATGCTGCCTCGATTCATCCGGCTAGACTAATGAATTTATCGGTAAGGAATGGATTGGAAGAAGGAGCTCCTGCTGATTTTGTTTTGTTGCAGAATGAGCAAATTAGTCAGACGATCAAAGCAGGGTATACGGTGTTCTAA
- a CDS encoding beta-N-acetylhexosaminidase, whose amino-acid sequence MPLFFEGDVTDLQKGIDQFEHEWQFTQSKDGIKVQVKRTDVDEVFVSFNGSVAHIRYHHPIQFFRSVGLLLQHLQTRKRFEIREEPQFQMNGPMLDCSRNAVLTPESIKELIRLMAVMGLDTLLLYMEDTYEIESEPYFGYMRGRYSREELMEVDAFAALFGIEVIPCIQTLAHLSTFLRWDVTRDIRDTDDILLANSEKTYELIEKMVRSASEPFRSKRIHIGMDEAHFLGRGNYMDRFGHQSAFQIMSEHLKCVRDITEKCGLKPMIWSDMYFRIASDRGDYYDRNATIPHDIIRQKPDDVQLVYWDYYHEDQDFYAEYIRKHQAFGSNPVFAGGIWTFNGNTIHYDKTFATTHAALHACKQEGVTEVFVTLWGDDGAETNLFTALLGLQLYAEHGYAREVSREKLRARFQFCTGAEMDAFWQLGNIDSTIYQRNNLEPVNPSKFLLWQDPLTGLFDHDMENQKVAAGYRQLERDLQQVKTKAGKWQGLFDYTGALCAVLSIKSTIGTNMQSAYKQNDQADLELILQEELPVLLQKVKRLHKLHYKQWMETNKAFGWEVLDIRYGGLMLRIETTILRLCEFLDGKITSIPELEQERLSYSIQAKETEMVRCNLYRRIVTSNVF is encoded by the coding sequence ATGCCTCTTTTCTTTGAAGGAGATGTTACAGATCTTCAAAAAGGAATAGATCAATTCGAGCATGAATGGCAGTTTACTCAGTCAAAGGATGGCATAAAGGTACAGGTGAAACGAACGGATGTTGATGAGGTATTTGTTTCTTTTAATGGTTCAGTTGCTCATATTCGTTATCATCATCCGATCCAGTTTTTTCGATCAGTAGGACTGTTGCTGCAACATTTACAGACGAGAAAGCGATTTGAAATACGTGAAGAACCACAATTTCAGATGAACGGTCCTATGCTTGATTGTTCGCGAAATGCTGTTTTAACACCTGAATCGATTAAAGAACTAATACGTTTAATGGCTGTAATGGGACTGGATACACTTTTGCTTTATATGGAGGATACGTATGAAATCGAGTCAGAACCGTATTTTGGCTATATGCGGGGCAGATACAGCAGGGAAGAACTGATGGAGGTTGATGCGTTTGCTGCTCTTTTTGGGATAGAAGTCATCCCATGTATCCAAACGCTTGCCCATTTATCTACTTTCCTTAGGTGGGATGTAACACGAGATATCCGTGATACAGATGATATATTATTAGCTAATTCCGAAAAAACCTATGAGTTGATTGAAAAAATGGTTCGATCAGCTAGCGAACCATTCAGAAGTAAAAGAATTCACATCGGCATGGATGAAGCGCATTTTCTTGGAAGAGGTAACTATATGGACAGGTTTGGACATCAATCTGCATTCCAAATTATGAGTGAACATTTGAAGTGTGTACGGGATATAACTGAAAAATGTGGGCTTAAACCGATGATATGGAGCGATATGTATTTTAGAATCGCTTCTGATAGAGGAGATTATTACGATAGGAATGCTACTATTCCACACGATATTATTCGTCAAAAACCAGATGATGTGCAGTTAGTGTACTGGGATTATTATCATGAAGATCAGGATTTTTATGCTGAGTATATACGCAAGCATCAAGCTTTTGGATCGAACCCAGTATTTGCAGGAGGGATTTGGACCTTTAATGGAAATACGATTCATTATGACAAAACCTTTGCTACTACACATGCAGCTTTACATGCTTGTAAACAAGAAGGAGTGACAGAAGTATTCGTCACGCTCTGGGGAGATGATGGCGCGGAGACCAATCTATTCACAGCTCTGTTAGGTCTTCAACTGTATGCAGAGCATGGATATGCACGGGAAGTATCGCGTGAGAAATTACGAGCTCGTTTTCAATTTTGTACAGGTGCAGAGATGGATGCATTTTGGCAGTTAGGGAACATTGATTCCACTATATATCAACGTAACAATCTGGAGCCTGTGAATCCATCCAAGTTTTTGCTTTGGCAAGATCCATTAACAGGATTGTTTGATCACGATATGGAGAATCAGAAGGTGGCAGCAGGCTATCGACAATTAGAAAGAGACCTGCAGCAAGTGAAGACGAAAGCTGGTAAGTGGCAAGGTCTATTTGATTATACTGGTGCTTTATGTGCAGTGCTAAGTATCAAAAGCACGATAGGAACCAATATGCAAAGCGCATATAAGCAAAACGATCAAGCGGATCTGGAACTGATCCTTCAAGAGGAGCTTCCTGTATTACTGCAGAAAGTAAAGAGATTGCATAAACTTCATTACAAGCAGTGGATGGAGACAAACAAAGCCTTTGGTTGGGAGGTACTGGATATCCGCTATGGTGGTCTGATGTTACGGATTGAAACGACAATCCTGCGATTGTGTGAATTCCTGGATGGAAAGATTACCTCGATTCCTGAGTTAGAGCAAGAACGGCTAAGTTATTCAATACAAGCAAAAGAAACCGAAATGGTTCGTTGTAATTTATACCGGCGAATCGTTACATCCAATGTATTTTGA
- a CDS encoding carbohydrate ABC transporter permease, with translation MNKRKFFTAKKIGYIILTISALIMVMPFVTALFNSLKTYAEFTAVPPKWIPEVFQWSNYPEVFKLGNFLDYTFNSFIVTGLSVLGAVISCSMVGYAFARLTFPFKNALFVMVLGTMMIPPIVVIIPHFMIFQQMNLLDTLVPLWLLECLAQPFGIFLMRQTFLSIPKDYEESSKLDGCNPFQTYWRIYLPMVKPSLATVAIFTFMTKWNEILAPSIYLTSNEKFTLPIGILSLGGQWFGNEQYMVAAALMSLVPILIVFLFAERYFVQNFSSSGIK, from the coding sequence ATGAATAAACGCAAATTCTTCACAGCAAAAAAGATTGGTTACATTATCCTGACGATTAGTGCCTTGATAATGGTGATGCCATTCGTTACGGCGCTATTTAATTCTTTAAAAACATATGCTGAATTTACAGCGGTTCCTCCGAAATGGATACCTGAGGTGTTTCAGTGGTCTAATTATCCAGAAGTATTTAAGCTTGGTAATTTCTTAGATTACACGTTTAACAGTTTCATTGTTACCGGTTTGTCCGTCTTAGGTGCAGTGATTTCCTGTTCGATGGTTGGCTATGCATTTGCTCGCTTAACATTTCCATTTAAAAATGCGTTATTCGTTATGGTGTTAGGAACGATGATGATACCGCCAATTGTCGTGATAATCCCACATTTTATGATCTTTCAACAAATGAACCTGTTAGATACACTTGTACCATTATGGCTTCTCGAATGTCTGGCACAACCGTTTGGGATATTCTTAATGAGACAAACATTTTTGAGTATTCCCAAAGACTATGAAGAGTCTTCTAAATTAGATGGTTGTAATCCATTTCAAACCTATTGGCGGATTTACTTGCCAATGGTAAAACCAAGCCTGGCAACTGTTGCGATTTTTACCTTTATGACGAAATGGAATGAAATTCTGGCACCTTCGATTTATTTAACGTCCAATGAGAAATTCACCTTGCCAATTGGTATTTTATCACTCGGAGGTCAGTGGTTTGGTAATGAACAATACATGGTAGCCGCTGCATTGATGAGTCTTGTTCCGATCTTAATTGTTTTCTTATTTGCGGAACGTTATTTTGTTCAAAACTTTTCTAGCTCAGGTATTAAGTAG
- a CDS encoding carbohydrate ABC transporter permease — MQTNRGNSAATTLPRKKRKFISYEGKWGLLLVSPYLIQFIVFVIAPLIASLYFSFSQYDMLNAPQWIGLENYEKLFNEPLFYKSLWNTLYFAVLFVPAQAFLALLLAIALNQKIKALKLYRMAHFIPVISSWTVVMYVVDAIFNPRFGLANSFLIQLGLEPQKWLNDEQQVIPLLVLVAVWKGIGYIMIIYLSGLQNVPNELYEAAEMDGASSIRKFKSITLPLISPTTFLVIVLSTITTFQAFEQIYVMTGGAADISAAGGPNNASLVLMLYLYREGFSFLHMGYASAIAWILFIILFILTLLQLWGQKRWVHYH, encoded by the coding sequence ATGCAGACGAATCGTGGCAATTCTGCAGCAACCACCTTACCCAGAAAAAAACGCAAGTTCATATCGTATGAGGGGAAGTGGGGACTTCTATTAGTCTCCCCTTACCTCATTCAATTCATCGTATTTGTAATTGCACCACTGATTGCTTCTTTATATTTCAGTTTTTCCCAATATGATATGTTAAATGCTCCTCAGTGGATTGGCTTGGAAAACTACGAGAAATTGTTTAATGAACCTTTATTTTATAAATCTCTTTGGAATACACTTTATTTTGCTGTTTTGTTTGTACCAGCACAAGCTTTTCTTGCTTTGTTGTTAGCGATAGCGCTTAATCAGAAAATAAAAGCATTAAAGCTGTACCGTATGGCTCATTTTATACCGGTTATTTCATCTTGGACTGTTGTTATGTACGTGGTTGATGCCATTTTCAACCCACGTTTTGGACTGGCAAACTCTTTTCTTATCCAATTAGGGTTGGAACCGCAGAAATGGTTAAATGATGAACAGCAGGTTATTCCGCTTTTAGTGCTTGTGGCTGTCTGGAAAGGGATCGGCTATATTATGATTATTTATTTATCAGGGTTACAGAACGTACCGAATGAGTTATACGAAGCGGCTGAAATGGATGGAGCCAGTTCAATAAGGAAATTTAAATCCATTACATTGCCTTTAATATCACCTACTACTTTCTTAGTAATCGTGCTAAGTACAATTACAACGTTCCAAGCTTTTGAACAAATATATGTTATGACAGGCGGAGCCGCTGATATTTCTGCAGCTGGTGGTCCGAATAATGCGAGTTTAGTACTCATGCTTTACTTGTACCGGGAAGGTTTCTCTTTCTTGCATATGGGCTATGCTTCCGCAATTGCCTGGATTCTCTTTATTATCTTGTTTATTCTCACGCTGCTCCAGTTATGGGGACAAAAACGGTGGGTGCATTATCATTAA
- a CDS encoding Gfo/Idh/MocA family protein — translation MSNLEKTNFAILGCGIIAEIHAKGIAETEEASLVAVYDINQEISDAFGNKHGAVSCESLEQMLAIDTIDVVCICTPSGIHAEQTIQVAKAKKHILVEKPMAITLADISAMIKACEENQVLLSTVFPRRMSPQANFARQLIQEGRLGKLSLCSAYVKLYRDQAYYDSAGWRGTWEVDGGGAMMNQGIHTVDMLQWLAGPVASLYGRTKAVLRDIEVEDTALSLLQFENGAMGVLEITTTAYDGKGQRLAIHGEKGTLEIEEDTITKLEIDGEEVQLPEFEDFEVIPDGHRLQIKDMALAVQDKRPPLIPGTEGQHSLEIILGTYQSSRLEKQLNVI, via the coding sequence ATGTCAAACCTTGAGAAAACGAATTTTGCGATACTCGGTTGTGGCATTATTGCAGAAATTCATGCTAAAGGAATTGCAGAAACAGAAGAAGCATCTTTAGTTGCTGTATATGATATCAATCAGGAAATCAGTGATGCTTTTGGAAATAAACATGGGGCAGTATCTTGCGAAAGCTTAGAGCAAATGCTGGCGATCGATACGATTGATGTGGTGTGTATCTGTACACCAAGCGGAATTCATGCAGAGCAAACCATTCAAGTCGCTAAAGCAAAGAAACATATTTTAGTAGAAAAACCCATGGCTATTACATTAGCGGATATTTCTGCAATGATTAAGGCTTGTGAAGAGAACCAGGTATTACTTTCTACCGTATTTCCACGACGAATGTCACCACAGGCTAATTTTGCTAGGCAACTCATACAAGAAGGCAGATTAGGGAAGCTAAGTCTATGTTCTGCATATGTGAAGCTGTACCGCGATCAAGCATACTATGACAGTGCTGGATGGAGAGGGACATGGGAAGTAGATGGCGGAGGTGCCATGATGAATCAAGGTATTCACACCGTCGATATGCTGCAATGGCTGGCAGGTCCTGTTGCATCACTATACGGAAGAACGAAAGCAGTATTACGTGACATAGAAGTAGAGGACACTGCTTTATCGCTATTACAATTTGAAAACGGTGCAATGGGTGTATTAGAAATTACAACCACGGCTTACGATGGTAAAGGACAACGATTAGCGATACACGGCGAAAAGGGAACATTAGAAATAGAAGAGGATACGATTACTAAACTAGAAATTGACGGGGAAGAGGTTCAGCTGCCAGAATTTGAAGATTTCGAGGTGATTCCAGACGGACATCGCTTACAGATCAAAGATATGGCATTAGCTGTGCAAGACAAGCGTCCGCCACTTATTCCAGGGACAGAAGGACAGCATTCATTAGAAATCATACTGGGCACCTATCAATCTAGCCGTCTAGAAAAACAATTGAATGTAATCTGA
- a CDS encoding sugar phosphate isomerase/epimerase family protein, producing MKYAAFSGAFIDYSIQQAMVMTKELGFDGIEIACKEPHLSPGTSLPRVKEMKALADQLGLEIPALAGYTGHFSTAGDEECAEGLQEFRQLLKWAKILGADMVRVFPGGPNGFLAEDYHYEKAAFWLKQCVEEAKAYSVKVIMEIHNVSLIETVEQSKKLIQMIGHCEDIGFIHDAGNMYITDTDYGRDSILDLGEHLFHFHVKDVKRVKESTAAGSFTNRTKHGDEQFMLCLLGEGAVDHQPLFDTLCEIGYNGWVTLECAAPYPPKDRMDADLRKVHKMVKRNSFS from the coding sequence ATGAAATATGCAGCTTTCAGCGGAGCGTTTATTGATTATAGTATTCAGCAAGCAATGGTTATGACGAAGGAATTAGGATTTGATGGCATTGAAATAGCTTGCAAGGAACCTCACCTGTCCCCGGGTACTTCACTTCCAAGAGTAAAAGAAATGAAAGCTTTAGCAGATCAGTTAGGATTAGAAATTCCAGCTCTTGCAGGGTATACAGGGCATTTTTCTACTGCTGGTGATGAGGAATGTGCCGAAGGTTTACAGGAATTCAGACAACTTCTTAAATGGGCAAAAATACTTGGAGCGGATATGGTTCGCGTGTTTCCTGGTGGTCCTAATGGATTTCTTGCTGAAGATTATCATTATGAGAAAGCAGCTTTTTGGTTGAAACAATGTGTCGAAGAAGCAAAAGCCTATTCGGTAAAAGTGATCATGGAAATCCATAATGTAAGTCTTATCGAAACAGTAGAGCAAAGTAAGAAATTAATTCAAATGATCGGGCATTGTGAGGACATTGGCTTTATACATGACGCAGGTAATATGTATATCACAGATACGGATTACGGAAGAGATTCTATCCTTGATTTAGGAGAGCATCTTTTTCATTTTCATGTAAAGGATGTAAAGAGAGTAAAAGAATCCACTGCAGCTGGCAGTTTTACGAATAGAACGAAGCATGGGGATGAACAGTTCATGCTATGTTTGTTAGGAGAAGGAGCGGTGGATCACCAACCGCTATTTGATACGTTGTGTGAAATAGGATATAACGGTTGGGTTACGCTGGAATGTGCAGCCCCTTATCCGCCAAAAGACAGAATGGATGCTGATTTAAGAAAGGTTCACAAAATGGTAAAGAGGAATTCTTTTTCATAG
- a CDS encoding glucosamine-6-phosphate deaminase translates to MHIKEGQVDQLNFRVFDNRKEMGKVAAKEVANKICALLDRQESVRMIFAAAPSQIEFLQALLQEKEIEWERIIAFHMDEYIGLKDSVSQKFSAFLKMHIFDKVPFKKVHLIDGSNDATEECQRYAKLINAEPIDIICLGIGENGHIAFNDPPVAEFNDKEVMKIVELDASCRQQQVNDGCFETFDEVPTHALTLTIPAMMSGAHLFCIVPGASKKTAVKRTLTGTVSTQCPATILREHPDCHMYVDRDSYDL, encoded by the coding sequence ATGCATATCAAGGAAGGTCAAGTCGATCAACTAAATTTCCGTGTTTTCGATAACCGGAAAGAGATGGGAAAGGTAGCAGCGAAAGAGGTTGCAAACAAAATCTGCGCATTATTAGATCGCCAGGAGTCGGTACGGATGATTTTTGCAGCGGCGCCATCTCAAATTGAGTTTTTGCAAGCACTATTACAAGAGAAAGAGATTGAATGGGAACGGATTATTGCCTTTCACATGGATGAATACATTGGTCTCAAAGATTCGGTGTCACAAAAATTTAGTGCGTTTTTAAAAATGCATATCTTTGACAAAGTGCCATTTAAAAAAGTCCATCTCATAGATGGCAGCAATGACGCTACAGAAGAGTGTCAAAGATACGCAAAACTCATAAATGCTGAACCGATCGATATCATTTGCCTAGGGATCGGAGAAAACGGACATATTGCTTTTAATGATCCGCCAGTTGCTGAATTCAATGATAAAGAGGTCATGAAAATTGTCGAGCTCGATGCTTCCTGCAGACAGCAGCAAGTAAATGATGGTTGTTTTGAAACTTTTGATGAAGTGCCAACACACGCTTTAACGTTAACCATTCCTGCTATGATGTCTGGTGCTCACTTGTTTTGTATTGTACCAGGTGCATCGAAGAAAACAGCAGTGAAGCGGACATTAACGGGTACTGTCTCGACCCAATGTCCAGCCACGATTTTGAGAGAGCATCCCGACTGTCATATGTATGTGGATCGTGATTCGTATGACCTCTAG
- a CDS encoding oxidoreductase family protein, with the protein MKKALPEIQRALNISILNECVTKIINKKIINVKEWSLEAISDVSPNFTTDGIFRIYGTVVVSEKEIPWSLILKIIKPEQVEKNNPQHHNYWKREALVNQSGVLTDLPDVIYAPQCYKVEEKGNDSVWLWMEEIKEDNKQLWSEKEFAFIARQLGIFNGAYITEKTIPDYTWICSKWLKSWVNGCKKHSVDPTIYLSKVQNLSNLDSIYNSYVYLNKNLDKHYNALDNLPRVLAHQDLSKQNMYINLHNCTKKQLTLIDWQFLSISGLGEDLGKLYGVALSQQDIPIEKGEYYKELLFTNYIDGLREAGWNGDVTLPKYGFYVSFALRSAWEVPKLIKLAADSVVEYEKEKIHLIEILTRITSIQMELGKEADRIYPILI; encoded by the coding sequence ATGAAAAAAGCATTACCAGAAATTCAAAGAGCCTTAAACATAAGCATTTTAAATGAATGTGTTACTAAAATAATAAATAAAAAGATTATTAATGTAAAAGAATGGAGCCTTGAAGCTATTTCCGATGTATCGCCAAATTTTACAACGGATGGTATTTTCCGAATTTATGGAACTGTAGTAGTCTCAGAAAAAGAAATCCCTTGGTCGCTTATATTAAAGATTATTAAACCGGAACAAGTTGAAAAGAATAATCCACAACATCACAACTATTGGAAAAGAGAAGCATTGGTGAATCAATCAGGAGTTTTAACTGATCTTCCTGATGTTATTTATGCACCTCAATGCTATAAGGTTGAAGAAAAGGGAAATGATTCAGTATGGCTATGGATGGAAGAAATTAAAGAAGATAATAAGCAATTATGGTCTGAAAAAGAATTTGCATTTATTGCTCGACAATTAGGTATTTTCAATGGTGCTTATATTACAGAAAAAACTATTCCTGATTATACATGGATTTGTAGTAAATGGCTCAAGTCATGGGTTAATGGTTGTAAAAAGCATTCCGTTGATCCAACTATTTACCTTTCAAAGGTTCAAAATCTAAGCAATCTTGATAGTATATATAATTCATATGTTTACTTAAATAAAAACTTAGACAAACATTATAACGCGTTGGATAACTTACCACGTGTACTTGCTCACCAAGATCTAAGTAAACAAAATATGTACATTAATTTACATAACTGTACTAAAAAACAATTGACGTTAATTGACTGGCAGTTTTTAAGTATTTCTGGTTTAGGTGAAGACTTAGGAAAACTATACGGTGTTGCGTTGAGCCAACAAGATATTCCGATTGAAAAAGGGGAATATTATAAGGAATTACTGTTTACAAACTATATTGATGGCCTTAGAGAAGCTGGTTGGAATGGGGATGTTACATTACCTAAATACGGATTTTATGTATCGTTTGCTTTGCGGAGTGCATGGGAGGTGCCGAAACTAATTAAGTTAGCAGCAGATTCTGTTGTAGAGTATGAAAAGGAAAAAATACACTTAATAGAGATACTTACACGAATTACAAGTATTCAAATGGAATTAGGTAAAGAAGCAGATAGAATTTATCCCATTTTAATTTAA